In one Aeromicrobium wangtongii genomic region, the following are encoded:
- the rph gene encoding ribonuclease PH has product MTREDGRSADQLRPVTITRNWLDHAQGSCLIEFGKTKVLCAASASEGVPRWRKGSGLGWVTAEYAMLPQATHDRSARESVKGRIGGRTHEISRLVGRSLRMAIDYKALGENTITIDCDVLQADGGTRTAAITGAYVALADAVEHLRGKGALVGEPLVESVAAISVGIIDGVPLLDLPYVEDVRAETDMNVVMTGSGKFVEVQGTAEGAPFDKAELDALLELAAKGCVDLTRLQNEALGR; this is encoded by the coding sequence ATGACCCGCGAAGACGGCCGCAGCGCCGATCAGCTCCGTCCTGTGACGATCACCCGCAACTGGCTCGACCACGCCCAGGGCTCGTGCCTGATCGAGTTCGGCAAGACCAAGGTGCTGTGCGCCGCGAGCGCCAGTGAGGGCGTGCCGCGCTGGCGCAAGGGATCGGGTCTCGGCTGGGTCACCGCCGAGTACGCGATGCTCCCGCAGGCGACACACGACCGCTCCGCCCGCGAGTCGGTCAAGGGCCGCATCGGCGGACGCACCCACGAGATCTCCCGCCTCGTCGGCCGTTCGCTGCGGATGGCCATCGACTACAAGGCGCTGGGTGAGAACACCATCACGATCGACTGCGACGTGCTGCAGGCCGATGGCGGCACCCGCACCGCCGCGATCACCGGCGCGTACGTCGCCCTGGCCGACGCCGTCGAGCACCTGCGCGGCAAGGGCGCGCTGGTCGGCGAGCCGCTGGTCGAGTCCGTCGCGGCCATCAGCGTCGGCATCATCGACGGCGTGCCGCTGCTCGACCTGCCGTACGTCGAGGACGTCCGCGCGGAGACCGACATGAACGTCGTGATGACCGGATCGGGCAAGTTCGTGGAGGTCCAGGGCACGGCCGAGGGTGCACCGTTCGACAAGGCCGAGCTCGACGCGCTGCTCGAGCTGGCGGCGAAGGGCTGCGTCGACCTGACCCGCCTGCAGAACGAGGCACTCGGCCGGTGA
- the rdgB gene encoding RdgB/HAM1 family non-canonical purine NTP pyrophosphatase, whose protein sequence is MSAPRVVLASNNAKKLAELRRILEPLVPGIQVLGLGDFPAYDEPAETEPTFEGNALIKARACLQVTGLPSLADDSGLCVDALNGMPGVLSARWSGVPRSEGGDAANNRLLLSQLSEVPDERRTARFRCAMALCTPDGREIVEQGEMTGRILAAEHGGGGFGYDPLFAADGYDVSTAELPPAEKDRISHRGKALTAMAPVIVEVLG, encoded by the coding sequence GTGAGCGCACCCCGTGTGGTCCTCGCGTCCAACAACGCCAAGAAGCTCGCCGAGCTGCGTCGCATCCTGGAGCCGCTGGTCCCGGGCATCCAGGTGCTGGGCCTGGGCGACTTCCCGGCCTACGACGAGCCCGCCGAGACCGAGCCGACCTTCGAGGGCAATGCGCTGATCAAGGCGCGCGCCTGCCTGCAGGTCACCGGCCTGCCGTCGCTGGCCGACGACTCCGGTCTGTGCGTCGACGCCCTCAACGGGATGCCGGGCGTCCTGTCGGCCCGTTGGTCGGGGGTGCCGAGGTCCGAGGGCGGCGATGCGGCCAACAACCGGCTGTTGCTGAGCCAGCTGTCCGAGGTCCCGGACGAGCGACGCACCGCGCGCTTCCGCTGCGCCATGGCGCTGTGCACGCCCGACGGCCGCGAGATCGTCGAGCAGGGCGAGATGACCGGGCGCATCCTGGCCGCGGAGCACGGGGGAGGGGGCTTCGGGTACGACCCGCTGTTCGCCGCCGACGGATACGACGTGTCGACCGCCGAGCTGCCCCCGGCCGAGAAGGACCGCATCAGCCACCGTGGCAAGGCCCTCACGGCGATGGCCCCGGTGATCGTCGAGGTGCTCGGCTAG
- a CDS encoding SGNH/GDSL hydrolase family protein: MTVSRAAARRPLVVAFVLALVLGPFVAWQGAQGGQSRPVSAIAPQGIVVVGDSITARYNNTPGDPGQAWWSVTGRHFDATVRTYAQSGSGYLRPGHRCSGNRFIDRPDAFTGDAPSILIVEGGRNDWAKCVDGRFVPSTNAEIRHAVATYLTTLRTYVPSTTRILVLGPPWGPMDRLNGRRITRIVQEEARAHDMEFISTSGALTADRVVDGIHPNRDGSLAIARRVIRALES; the protein is encoded by the coding sequence ATGACCGTCTCCAGAGCCGCGGCGCGCCGACCGCTCGTCGTCGCCTTCGTGCTGGCGCTCGTGCTGGGACCCTTCGTCGCCTGGCAGGGCGCTCAGGGTGGCCAGTCCCGGCCCGTGTCGGCCATCGCACCACAGGGCATCGTGGTGGTCGGGGACTCGATCACCGCCCGGTACAACAACACCCCCGGCGACCCCGGCCAGGCCTGGTGGAGCGTCACGGGCCGCCACTTCGACGCGACTGTGCGCACCTACGCCCAGTCCGGCTCCGGCTACCTGCGGCCCGGTCACCGGTGTTCAGGCAACCGGTTCATCGACCGCCCGGACGCCTTCACCGGCGACGCGCCGTCAATCCTGATCGTCGAGGGCGGCCGCAACGACTGGGCCAAGTGCGTCGACGGGCGGTTCGTGCCGTCCACGAACGCCGAGATCCGGCACGCGGTCGCCACCTACCTCACGACGCTGCGCACCTACGTGCCCAGCACGACCCGCATCCTGGTGCTCGGCCCGCCGTGGGGCCCCATGGACCGCCTCAACGGCCGGCGCATCACCCGCATCGTGCAGGAGGAGGCGCGCGCACACGACATGGAGTTCATCAGCACCAGCGGTGCGCTCACCGCCGACCGGGTCGTCGACGGCATCCACCCCAACCGCGACGGCAGCCTCGCGATCGCCCGCCGCGTGATCCGCGCCCTCGAGAGCTAG
- a CDS encoding tRNA (cytidine(34)-2'-O)-methyltransferase: protein MFRILFHEPRIAGNTGAAIRLAAVTGAELHLVEPLGFDLSEAKLKRAGLDYHDLAVMTVHPDLDTALAALAPGRVYAFTAKGEHVYTDIAYQPGDVLMFGAEPTGLPPEVLEDPRLEARVRLPMLPGRRSMNLANTASVAVYEAWRQQGFRIPG, encoded by the coding sequence ATGTTCCGCATCCTGTTCCACGAACCCCGCATCGCCGGCAACACCGGCGCCGCCATCCGCCTGGCGGCGGTGACCGGCGCGGAGCTGCACCTGGTCGAGCCGCTGGGCTTCGACCTCAGCGAGGCCAAGCTCAAGCGGGCCGGTCTGGACTACCACGACCTGGCCGTCATGACGGTGCACCCGGACCTGGACACCGCCCTGGCTGCGCTCGCACCGGGACGGGTCTACGCCTTCACGGCCAAGGGCGAGCACGTCTACACCGACATCGCCTACCAGCCCGGGGACGTCCTGATGTTCGGCGCCGAGCCGACCGGGCTGCCGCCAGAGGTGCTGGAGGACCCTCGCCTCGAGGCGCGCGTCCGCCTCCCGATGCTGCCGGGCCGGCGCTCGATGAACCTGGCCAACACCGCCTCGGTGGCGGTGTACGAGGCATGGCGACAGCAGGGATTCCGCATCCCGGGCTGA
- a CDS encoding benzoate/H(+) symporter BenE family transporter, giving the protein MTGSQGPPGLQQPVSAGIVAALVGYTSSFAVVITGLTAVGATPGQAASGLLALCVAQAVGMWWLSRRHRMPLILVWSTPGVALLAGTGSLDGGWPVAIGAFLVAGAAYVVTGLWPALGRLISLIPAPIAQAMLAGVVLELCLAPVTALTENPGAIVPIAVVWLLGMRVAPRWAVPAAFVAAGVVIGVDMVRQGSTIAGSSLLPELSLTAPAWSWAAMIGIALPLYVVTMASQNVPGVAIMKSLGYAVPWRSSMVTAGVSTMAAATAGGPSVNLAAISAALAAGPPAGPDPGRRWIAAQSAAATYLVLAVASAALAALVAVAPAGVIATVAGLALLGTLADALSSALTESAGREAAAITFLVAASGISALGIGSAFWALVAGLVIHLVLDLRPARRP; this is encoded by the coding sequence ATGACGGGCAGCCAGGGTCCCCCGGGTCTCCAGCAACCGGTGAGCGCCGGCATCGTCGCCGCGCTGGTGGGCTACACGAGCTCCTTCGCCGTGGTCATCACCGGGCTCACCGCGGTCGGCGCGACCCCGGGCCAGGCCGCCTCCGGCCTGCTGGCCCTGTGCGTGGCGCAAGCGGTCGGCATGTGGTGGCTCAGCCGTCGCCACCGGATGCCCCTGATCCTGGTGTGGTCGACGCCGGGCGTCGCCCTGCTGGCGGGGACCGGTTCGCTCGACGGCGGCTGGCCGGTCGCGATCGGCGCCTTCCTCGTGGCGGGTGCCGCCTATGTCGTGACCGGTCTGTGGCCCGCGCTCGGCCGACTCATCTCCCTCATCCCCGCTCCGATCGCGCAGGCCATGCTGGCCGGCGTCGTGCTGGAGCTGTGCCTGGCCCCCGTGACCGCGCTGACCGAGAATCCCGGGGCCATCGTGCCGATCGCGGTCGTGTGGCTGCTCGGCATGCGCGTGGCGCCGCGGTGGGCGGTACCGGCGGCCTTCGTGGCAGCCGGCGTCGTGATCGGCGTCGACATGGTCCGCCAGGGCAGCACGATCGCCGGGTCGTCCTTGCTGCCGGAGCTGTCGCTCACCGCTCCGGCCTGGAGCTGGGCGGCGATGATCGGCATCGCCCTTCCCCTGTACGTCGTCACGATGGCATCCCAGAACGTCCCGGGCGTCGCGATCATGAAGTCCTTGGGCTATGCCGTGCCGTGGCGCAGCTCGATGGTGACGGCGGGCGTCTCCACCATGGCCGCCGCCACCGCAGGCGGGCCGTCGGTCAACCTGGCCGCGATCAGCGCGGCACTCGCCGCCGGTCCCCCGGCCGGGCCCGACCCCGGGCGCCGCTGGATCGCGGCCCAGTCGGCCGCAGCGACCTACCTGGTCCTGGCGGTCGCGTCCGCCGCCCTGGCAGCCCTGGTGGCGGTGGCCCCGGCCGGTGTCATCGCGACCGTCGCCGGTCTGGCCCTGCTGGGCACCCTCGCGGACGCTCTCAGCAGCGCACTGACCGAGTCGGCGGGACGCGAGGCCGCGGCCATCACCTTCCTCGTGGCAGCCTCGGGCATCTCCGCCCTCGGCATCGGGTCCGCGTTCTGGGCGCTCGTCGCCGGACTCGTCATCCACCTCGTCCTCGATCTGCGCCCGGCCCGGAGGCCCTGA
- a CDS encoding SRPBCC family protein, producing the protein MSSPQRVHVTHTFTSDPATVFEKLSEHENLGPVFGAKITRVKDGDTSRNGVGSTRSLKIGPLPAFHETTTVWEPHTLIEYTISKGSPLKGHWGRQILTPTTDGGTQLDYTIGFDMAVPGAAVAVGKVLQAAISKGLPKLTP; encoded by the coding sequence ATGTCCTCTCCCCAGCGCGTCCACGTGACCCACACCTTCACCTCCGATCCCGCGACCGTGTTCGAGAAGTTGTCCGAGCACGAGAACCTCGGCCCCGTCTTCGGCGCGAAGATCACCCGGGTCAAGGACGGGGACACGTCCCGCAACGGGGTGGGCTCGACCCGCAGCCTCAAGATCGGGCCGCTGCCGGCCTTCCACGAGACGACGACGGTCTGGGAGCCGCACACCTTGATCGAGTACACGATCTCGAAGGGCAGCCCGCTCAAGGGGCACTGGGGGCGCCAGATCCTGACGCCGACCACTGATGGTGGGACGCAGCTGGACTACACGATCGGTTTCGACATGGCCGTGCCCGGCGCAGCCGTCGCGGTCGGCAAGGTGCTGCAGGCGGCGATCAGCAAGGGTCTGCCCAAGCTCACTCCCTGA
- a CDS encoding SDR family NAD(P)-dependent oxidoreductase, with amino-acid sequence MTALTDKVIVVTGCTQGFGRVLVGLVAARGARLVISGPWPDEAEEQAADLRARGVDAVATGCDVTVADQVESLADLAVATYGRIDIWVNNAAASTPVGRAFDLDPGEFRRAIEVNALGTFHGTRAAVTRMLDTGGVVVNILGRGDNAGPTPYTTAYGATKAWVAGFTSSVRKEYADSGVQLVGFNPGMMLTDKLTGARAVGEAGERMMKPFAKVQAVFADPPEVAAERLVAVLEKDRPPAKVNLLGPVGASRHAVRYAARAVRGVKAR; translated from the coding sequence GTGACGGCGTTGACGGACAAGGTGATCGTGGTGACCGGGTGCACCCAGGGCTTCGGCAGGGTGCTGGTGGGGCTGGTCGCCGCTCGGGGAGCTCGGCTCGTGATCTCGGGGCCCTGGCCCGACGAGGCCGAGGAGCAGGCCGCCGACCTGCGGGCGCGGGGCGTGGACGCCGTCGCGACGGGGTGCGACGTCACCGTCGCCGACCAGGTCGAGTCGCTCGCCGACCTCGCGGTCGCGACCTACGGCCGGATCGACATCTGGGTCAACAACGCGGCCGCGAGCACCCCGGTCGGGCGCGCGTTCGACCTCGACCCGGGCGAGTTCCGCCGCGCGATCGAGGTCAACGCACTGGGCACCTTCCACGGGACCCGCGCCGCGGTCACCCGGATGCTCGACACCGGTGGCGTCGTGGTGAACATCCTCGGCCGGGGCGACAACGCGGGCCCGACGCCCTACACGACGGCCTACGGCGCGACCAAGGCGTGGGTCGCCGGCTTCACGAGCAGCGTCCGCAAGGAGTACGCCGACAGCGGCGTCCAGCTGGTCGGGTTCAACCCCGGGATGATGCTCACCGACAAGCTCACCGGTGCGCGCGCCGTCGGCGAGGCCGGCGAACGGATGATGAAGCCGTTCGCGAAGGTCCAGGCGGTCTTCGCCGACCCACCCGAGGTCGCCGCTGAGCGCCTCGTCGCGGTGCTCGAGAAGGATCGCCCGCCCGCGAAGGTCAACCTGCTCGGCCCAGTGGGGGCCAGCCGGCACGCCGTCCGGTACGCCGCGCGCGCGGTGCGCGGCGTCAAGGCTCGGTGA
- a CDS encoding GAF domain-containing protein: MRSRRDDVDDAAAVERALRLGLVGMGEATDERAERRLDRFIAAPDGAFVWTRDGDGAAYVGRITGPWRRDEDGAAVDLVNVRDCDWVTEPVDPGLIPAAVAQTFARGGRNFQQTHPGDVEAQTQTLWLRLAS, from the coding sequence ATGCGCTCGCGCCGCGACGACGTCGACGACGCCGCCGCCGTCGAGCGGGCGCTGCGGCTCGGGCTGGTCGGCATGGGCGAGGCAACCGACGAGCGCGCCGAACGACGTCTCGACCGGTTCATCGCGGCACCCGACGGCGCGTTCGTCTGGACCCGCGACGGGGACGGCGCGGCGTACGTCGGGCGTATCACCGGGCCATGGCGTCGTGACGAGGACGGCGCCGCGGTGGATCTCGTGAATGTCCGCGACTGCGACTGGGTCACCGAGCCGGTCGACCCGGGGCTCATCCCGGCTGCCGTCGCACAGACCTTCGCACGTGGGGGCCGCAACTTCCAGCAGACGCATCCCGGCGACGTCGAGGCGCAGACGCAGACCCTGTGGCTGCGCCTCGCCTCCTAG
- a CDS encoding AIM24 family protein: MKSDLFAQTHLEVQTTERFALQNPRMLKVTLGAPVLATKGVMVAYQGQVTFEHKSAGSIGKLMKKVVTSEDNPLMTVAGQGEVFFADTAKNVFILNLEGDGISINGRNLLAFDATLDHDIRRVKGVGVAAGGLFNTIVNGHGQVALVADGDPMILDCSQQPTYVDINAAVCWSANLAPQLHNSMSMRSTLRGGSGEAFQYAFHGPGFVVVQPSEGPAQTQGGGGQGGNVAAAAVGGGILGGILS, from the coding sequence ATGAAGTCAGATCTGTTCGCCCAGACCCATCTCGAGGTCCAGACGACCGAGCGGTTCGCGCTCCAGAACCCCCGGATGCTCAAGGTCACCCTGGGCGCTCCCGTGCTCGCCACCAAGGGCGTCATGGTCGCCTACCAGGGGCAGGTCACCTTCGAGCACAAGTCGGCCGGCAGCATCGGCAAGCTCATGAAGAAGGTCGTGACCAGCGAGGACAACCCGCTCATGACCGTGGCCGGCCAGGGTGAGGTGTTCTTCGCCGACACCGCCAAGAACGTCTTCATCCTCAACCTCGAGGGCGACGGCATCTCGATTAACGGCCGCAACCTGCTGGCCTTCGACGCGACCCTCGATCACGACATCCGCCGCGTCAAGGGCGTCGGTGTGGCCGCCGGCGGCCTGTTCAACACGATCGTCAACGGGCACGGCCAGGTCGCGCTCGTCGCAGACGGCGACCCGATGATCCTGGACTGCTCGCAGCAGCCCACCTACGTCGACATCAACGCCGCCGTGTGCTGGTCGGCGAACCTGGCCCCGCAGCTGCACAACAGCATGAGCATGCGCTCGACGCTGCGCGGCGGTTCGGGCGAGGCCTTCCAGTACGCGTTCCACGGCCCGGGCTTCGTCGTGGTCCAGCCGTCCGAGGGGCCTGCCCAGACCCAGGGCGGCGGTGGACAGGGCGGCAACGTCGCGGCCGCCGCGGTGGGCGGCGGCATCCTCGGCGGGATCCTGAGCTGA
- a CDS encoding MFS transporter, producing the protein MPDERVTGSVRAHGAARSTTPDGTSERAGPESWLGVTALSLGVFAFVMAEFLPASLLPRISADLDVSTGAAGQAVSVTAFAGAASALFISVVLPRADRRRVMMGLTLLATASNVAVAIAPDLLVLLVARLLLGVALGGFWAMSTAVAAQLVRAEHLGRALTIINSGVALATVAAVPLGTYLGDVWGWRWVFVMAAGVALIALLAQALTLPSVRPGAESSLRALGAVLRSRVVVAGLVSILLVFAGHFGGFTYIRPATEAVSDLDAGAFAVLLLVFGATNLLGTLLAGPLADRSPRLGLFAFPVLLGTGMLVLFSGGSTAIVFVAAGLWGFGFGGVPTTVLSWGARTEPTRIEQVGGAIVTVANLAIAVGAGIGGILTDRVSATASLPLGAATCVAGGLLLTYLNRARADDRT; encoded by the coding sequence ATGCCTGACGAACGGGTGACCGGTTCGGTCCGAGCGCACGGGGCTGCCCGGAGCACGACACCTGACGGCACGTCGGAACGTGCCGGGCCGGAGTCCTGGCTGGGGGTCACCGCGCTCAGCCTTGGCGTCTTCGCCTTCGTCATGGCCGAGTTCCTGCCCGCCAGCCTCCTGCCGCGCATCTCGGCGGACCTCGACGTCTCGACCGGGGCCGCCGGACAGGCGGTGAGCGTCACGGCGTTCGCCGGCGCGGCATCGGCGCTGTTCATCTCGGTGGTGCTGCCTCGTGCTGATCGGCGGCGCGTGATGATGGGGCTGACCCTGCTCGCGACCGCCTCCAACGTCGCCGTCGCGATCGCGCCGGACCTGCTCGTGCTCCTGGTGGCGCGGCTGCTGCTCGGGGTGGCCCTCGGCGGGTTCTGGGCGATGTCCACGGCGGTGGCCGCCCAGCTCGTGCGCGCCGAGCACCTCGGCCGTGCCCTGACGATCATCAACTCCGGCGTCGCCCTGGCGACGGTCGCCGCGGTCCCCCTCGGCACGTACCTCGGGGACGTGTGGGGCTGGCGCTGGGTGTTCGTCATGGCCGCCGGCGTGGCATTGATCGCCCTGCTCGCGCAGGCGCTGACCCTGCCCTCGGTGCGGCCCGGGGCCGAGAGCAGCCTCCGCGCGCTCGGGGCGGTGCTGCGCTCGCGCGTCGTCGTGGCCGGTCTGGTCAGCATCCTGCTGGTGTTCGCCGGCCACTTCGGCGGGTTCACCTACATCCGCCCCGCCACCGAGGCAGTCTCCGACCTGGACGCGGGCGCCTTCGCGGTGCTGCTGCTCGTGTTCGGGGCGACCAACCTGCTCGGCACCCTGTTGGCCGGGCCGCTGGCCGACCGATCACCCCGCCTCGGCCTGTTCGCCTTCCCCGTGCTTCTGGGCACCGGGATGCTCGTCCTGTTCTCCGGCGGATCGACGGCGATCGTCTTCGTGGCCGCCGGCCTGTGGGGCTTCGGCTTCGGCGGTGTGCCGACGACGGTCCTGAGCTGGGGCGCACGGACCGAGCCCACACGCATCGAGCAGGTCGGCGGGGCCATCGTGACGGTGGCCAACCTGGCCATCGCCGTGGGCGCGGGGATCGGCGGGATCCTCACGGACCGTGTCTCCGCGACCGCGTCGCTGCCGCTGGGAGCCGCCACCTGCGTCGCGGGCGGGCTGCTGCTCACCTACCTGAACCGCGCTCGTGCCGATGACAGGACTTGA
- a CDS encoding helix-turn-helix domain-containing protein yields MSESANLLGDYLRARRGLVTPEQAGIRSIGARRVNGLRREEVAMLAGISADYYLRLERGRDRNPSAQVLRAIARVLHLDDDNVAYMLSLVADTPRPPRRRRRAESAPEGIAALLDTMQQPAFVEGRYFDVLAANPMATALSPRLAAGGNQLRDVFLDPDPAFYADWDGMTECYASGLRLAVGADIDDPRFIELVGELSLASPRFRELWSRHDVAAPRRATLTFNHPEVGAVRLNREQLAISGTDGMHIVIYHPDAGSGDADKLALLGSSSLASAQQSDSSRR; encoded by the coding sequence ATGAGCGAGAGTGCCAATCTCCTGGGCGACTACCTGAGGGCGCGACGCGGCCTCGTCACGCCGGAGCAGGCGGGCATCCGCAGCATCGGGGCGCGCCGCGTGAACGGTCTGCGCCGCGAGGAGGTGGCGATGCTCGCCGGCATCAGCGCCGACTACTACCTGCGCCTGGAGCGGGGGCGTGACCGCAATCCGTCCGCGCAGGTGCTGCGCGCGATCGCCCGGGTGCTGCACCTGGACGACGACAACGTGGCCTACATGCTGAGCCTCGTCGCGGACACGCCGAGACCGCCGCGCCGTCGTCGCCGGGCCGAGTCGGCTCCCGAGGGCATCGCGGCGCTGCTGGACACCATGCAGCAGCCGGCCTTCGTGGAGGGGCGCTACTTCGACGTCCTGGCCGCCAACCCGATGGCGACGGCGTTGTCGCCGCGGCTCGCGGCGGGGGGGAACCAGCTGCGCGACGTCTTCCTCGACCCCGACCCGGCGTTCTACGCCGACTGGGACGGGATGACGGAGTGCTACGCCTCGGGCCTTCGCCTCGCCGTGGGGGCCGACATCGACGATCCGCGGTTCATCGAGCTGGTGGGTGAGCTCTCGTTGGCGAGCCCACGGTTCCGCGAGCTGTGGAGCCGCCACGACGTCGCCGCGCCGAGACGCGCCACGCTGACCTTCAACCACCCCGAAGTCGGCGCCGTGCGGCTCAACCGCGAACAGCTGGCCATCAGCGGCACCGACGGCATGCACATCGTGATCTACCATCCCGATGCCGGATCCGGGGACGCCGACAAGCTGGCCCTGCTCGGGTCGTCCTCGCTCGCATCGGCGCAACAGAGCGACAGCTCCCGCCGCTGA
- the bcp gene encoding thioredoxin-dependent thiol peroxidase → MTTRLQAGDTAPDFTLTNDAGESVSLSDQQGKVIVYFYPAAMTPGCTKQACDFSDSIDRLQAEGYTVLGISPDKPEKLAKFRERDGLTIQLLSDPDKEVLTAWGAFGEKKLYGKVVQGVIRSTFVVENGTITLAQYNVKATGHVAKLRKDLGLAA, encoded by the coding sequence ATGACGACCCGACTGCAGGCCGGCGACACGGCTCCCGATTTCACCCTCACCAACGACGCCGGCGAGAGCGTCTCCTTGTCGGACCAGCAGGGCAAGGTCATCGTCTACTTCTACCCCGCGGCGATGACACCGGGATGCACCAAGCAGGCCTGCGACTTCAGCGACTCGATCGACCGTCTGCAGGCCGAGGGGTACACCGTCCTGGGCATCTCCCCCGACAAGCCGGAGAAGCTGGCCAAGTTCCGTGAGCGCGACGGCCTGACCATCCAGCTGTTGTCCGACCCGGACAAAGAGGTCCTCACCGCGTGGGGCGCCTTCGGCGAGAAGAAGCTCTACGGCAAGGTCGTCCAGGGCGTCATCCGGTCGACGTTCGTCGTCGAGAACGGCACGATCACGCTGGCCCAGTACAACGTCAAGGCGACCGGCCACGTCGCGAAGCTGCGCAAGGACCTTGGCCTGGCGGCCTGA
- a CDS encoding DUF3618 domain-containing protein has translation MAKAESDELVDQIDVIRERLAETVDTLIDRSSPKNIARRGLDDLKAKFVDETGSPRMETILPLVGGTVAVIASIIVIRRLLR, from the coding sequence GTGGCCAAGGCCGAATCCGATGAGCTGGTCGACCAGATCGATGTGATCCGCGAGCGACTGGCGGAGACCGTCGACACGCTGATCGACCGTTCCAGCCCCAAGAACATCGCCCGCCGCGGGCTCGACGACCTCAAGGCGAAGTTCGTCGACGAGACCGGTTCACCGCGGATGGAGACGATCCTGCCGCTCGTGGGTGGCACGGTCGCCGTCATCGCGAGCATCATCGTGATCCGTCGGCTCCTGCGCTGA
- a CDS encoding GroES family chaperonin, which produces MSSKLPIRMLADRLLVSLDKDAGDRRSTGGIVIPATAAMGKRLSWARVEAIGAHVRAVEVGDRVLFDPEERAEVEVRGEDYLLLCERDLHAVAAERIEEGQTGLYL; this is translated from the coding sequence ATGTCCAGCAAGCTGCCGATCCGCATGCTCGCCGACCGGTTGCTGGTGTCGCTGGACAAGGACGCCGGCGACCGGCGCTCCACCGGCGGCATCGTCATCCCGGCGACCGCAGCGATGGGCAAGCGGCTGTCCTGGGCGCGGGTCGAGGCGATCGGTGCGCACGTGCGCGCCGTCGAGGTCGGCGACCGGGTGCTGTTCGATCCCGAGGAGCGGGCCGAGGTCGAGGTGCGCGGCGAGGACTATCTCCTGCTGTGTGAACGCGATCTGCACGCCGTGGCGGCGGAGCGCATCGAGGAGGGCCAGACGGGGCTCTACCTGTGA
- a CDS encoding FUSC family protein: MSPSRDVPLWRIRLPRSELTWNDRLRMLRKRWRLLLRLGGATAAAYFVSTHLLGHSQAFFAPISAVIVIIAGAGLRARTLFELVLGVALGVLVGELLILAIGRGTWQIALVVVLTVIACTLLGIKGLAMTQAANSSVLLAAVIPAANAGNPAVTRFADALIGGCAGLAMILLVPRNAVRDIDIEVQSLLRRLGGVLGQIAEAMRQQDNDLAERALAEARAMQPGLQALESTAASVSEITRMSPMRWKQREHVGMYVGAIRDFDNAIRDARVLARRTAAMLRHHEQAPAGMDLAVESLSKAVGIFADDLSERDDFEQARRQLVDAARIAVMALPGAMTMNTAAIAAQVRSLAADLLYASGATRDEIDERLDFD, translated from the coding sequence GTGAGCCCCTCCCGCGACGTGCCGCTGTGGCGGATCCGTCTGCCCCGGTCGGAGCTCACCTGGAACGACCGGCTCCGCATGCTGCGCAAGCGCTGGCGGCTGCTGCTGCGCCTGGGCGGCGCGACCGCTGCCGCCTACTTCGTGTCCACCCACCTGCTGGGCCACTCCCAGGCGTTCTTCGCGCCGATCTCGGCCGTCATCGTCATCATCGCCGGCGCCGGGCTGCGGGCGCGCACGCTGTTCGAGCTGGTGCTGGGCGTGGCACTCGGCGTGCTGGTCGGCGAGCTGCTGATCCTGGCCATCGGGCGAGGCACGTGGCAGATCGCACTGGTGGTCGTCCTGACGGTCATCGCGTGCACGTTGCTGGGCATCAAAGGGCTCGCCATGACACAGGCGGCGAACTCCTCGGTCCTGCTGGCCGCCGTCATCCCGGCCGCCAATGCGGGCAACCCGGCCGTCACCCGGTTCGCGGATGCCTTGATCGGCGGCTGCGCCGGCTTGGCGATGATCTTGCTGGTTCCGCGCAACGCCGTCCGGGACATCGACATCGAGGTGCAGTCCCTCCTGCGCCGGCTCGGCGGGGTGCTGGGGCAGATCGCCGAGGCGATGCGCCAGCAGGACAACGACCTGGCCGAGCGAGCGCTGGCCGAGGCGCGCGCGATGCAGCCGGGCCTCCAGGCGCTCGAGAGCACGGCTGCCAGCGTCTCGGAGATCACCCGCATGTCACCCATGAGGTGGAAGCAGCGTGAGCACGTCGGCATGTACGTGGGCGCCATCCGCGACTTCGACAACGCGATCCGGGACGCCCGCGTGCTGGCGCGGCGCACCGCGGCGATGCTGCGCCACCACGAGCAGGCCCCGGCGGGCATGGACCTGGCCGTCGAGTCGTTGTCGAAGGCGGTCGGGATCTTCGCCGACGACCTGTCCGAGCGCGACGACTTCGAGCAGGCCCGCCGCCAGCTCGTCGACGCGGCCCGCATCGCCGTCATGGCCCTGCCCGGCGCGATGACCATGAACACCGCTGCCATCGCGGCGCAGGTGCGATCGCTCGCGGCCGACCTGCTGTACGCCAGCGGTGCGACCCGCGACGAGATCGACGAGCGTCTCGACTTCGACTGA